One genomic segment of Sphingorhabdus sp. M41 includes these proteins:
- a CDS encoding NADP-dependent malic enzyme, translated as MADNNDNNLEFSEREALLFHSHGRPGKIEIIASKPMATQRDLSLAYSPGVAVPVRAIAEDPSKAYDYTAKGNLVAVISNGTAILGLGNLGALASKPVMEGKAVLFKRFADVDSIDLELDTEDADAFINAVQIMEPSFGGINLEDIAAPDCFIIEQTLRDRMNIPVFHDDQHGTAIIAAAGIINACLLTDRKIEDIKVVVNGAGAAAIACASLIKSLGVPHDNLTMCDRTGVIYRGRDDVDQWKSAHAIDTDARTLTDALSGADVFLGLSAAGALKPEMVKDMAPQPIIFAMANPDPEITPPDAKAARPDAIIATGRSDYPNQVNNVIGFPFIFRGALDVRATRINEEMKVAAAHAIAELAREQVPEEVAAAYGGKAPSFGVEYIIPAPFDPRLMDVVSAAVAKAAMDSGVAQKPIEDLDAYRQSLKARLNPTTSVLTQAYEACRLSPKRVIFAEAEEAVVLRAAIQFRDGGYGTPVLVGRDDRVREQLAELGVSDPDSFEVHNSRNSPLVPDMVNMLYERLHRRGYMERDIKRMVNQDRNIFGSALLAMDQGDAMITGVTRPYSQSFRDVAKVIDVEKGRTALGIHVMVGQHHTVFMADTTVNERPTAHELADIAEQTAAVARQMGHEPRVAFLSYSTFGNPEGRWLENLREAVALLDQRRVTFEYEGEMAPDVALNPKLMANYPFSRLSQPANVLVMPGLQSANLSAKLLRELGGDSVIGPMLVGLEKSVQIATMASTASELVTLAVLAASGIAK; from the coding sequence TTGGCCGACAATAACGACAACAATCTAGAATTTTCCGAACGGGAAGCTCTGCTTTTTCACTCCCACGGTCGTCCCGGAAAAATCGAGATTATTGCGTCCAAGCCGATGGCAACCCAGCGCGACCTCAGCCTCGCCTATTCTCCCGGCGTTGCCGTTCCGGTCCGGGCGATCGCCGAAGATCCGTCGAAAGCCTATGACTATACCGCCAAAGGCAATCTGGTCGCGGTCATCTCGAACGGCACCGCGATCCTCGGCCTCGGCAATCTGGGAGCCCTAGCCTCGAAGCCGGTGATGGAAGGCAAGGCTGTATTGTTCAAGCGCTTCGCCGATGTCGATTCCATCGATCTGGAACTGGACACCGAGGATGCGGACGCCTTCATCAATGCCGTCCAGATCATGGAGCCCAGCTTCGGCGGCATCAATCTGGAAGATATTGCCGCACCCGATTGTTTCATCATCGAGCAGACCTTGCGCGACCGGATGAATATTCCGGTATTTCATGATGACCAGCACGGCACCGCGATTATCGCCGCCGCCGGGATCATCAACGCCTGCCTGCTGACCGACCGCAAGATCGAGGATATCAAGGTCGTCGTTAATGGCGCCGGTGCTGCCGCCATTGCCTGTGCCTCGCTGATCAAGAGCCTTGGCGTGCCGCACGATAATCTGACCATGTGTGACCGGACCGGTGTCATCTATCGCGGCCGCGACGATGTAGACCAGTGGAAATCTGCCCACGCAATCGACACCGATGCACGAACGCTGACCGACGCGCTGTCCGGCGCCGACGTTTTCCTCGGCCTGTCGGCTGCCGGCGCCCTGAAGCCGGAAATGGTCAAGGATATGGCCCCGCAACCGATCATCTTTGCCATGGCCAACCCCGATCCGGAAATCACGCCGCCCGATGCCAAGGCGGCCCGTCCAGATGCGATTATCGCCACCGGCCGTTCCGACTATCCCAATCAGGTCAATAATGTCATCGGCTTCCCCTTCATCTTCCGCGGCGCGCTGGATGTCCGGGCAACCCGGATCAACGAGGAAATGAAAGTTGCGGCAGCCCATGCGATTGCCGAACTGGCGCGCGAACAGGTTCCGGAAGAAGTTGCCGCTGCCTATGGCGGGAAAGCACCAAGCTTTGGTGTCGAATATATCATTCCCGCCCCCTTTGATCCGCGGCTGATGGACGTGGTATCCGCAGCCGTTGCCAAGGCTGCCATGGATAGCGGCGTGGCCCAGAAGCCGATCGAGGATCTCGACGCCTACCGGCAGAGCCTGAAAGCGCGGCTCAATCCGACAACATCGGTACTGACGCAAGCCTATGAAGCCTGCCGTCTCTCTCCGAAGCGCGTCATTTTTGCTGAGGCGGAAGAAGCCGTCGTGCTGCGCGCGGCAATCCAGTTCCGCGATGGCGGCTATGGCACACCGGTTCTGGTCGGACGCGACGATCGCGTGCGGGAACAGCTTGCCGAACTGGGCGTCAGCGATCCGGACAGCTTTGAAGTGCACAACAGCCGTAACAGCCCGCTGGTCCCGGACATGGTCAACATGCTGTACGAGCGTCTCCACCGCCGCGGCTATATGGAGCGCGATATCAAGCGCATGGTCAATCAGGACCGCAACATCTTCGGTTCGGCGCTGCTCGCCATGGATCAGGGCGACGCGATGATCACCGGCGTTACCCGGCCCTATTCGCAATCCTTCCGCGATGTCGCCAAAGTGATTGACGTCGAAAAAGGCCGCACCGCACTAGGCATCCATGTCATGGTCGGCCAGCATCATACGGTGTTCATGGCCGACACCACCGTCAACGAACGACCCACAGCCCATGAACTGGCCGACATCGCCGAGCAGACAGCAGCGGTAGCCCGGCAGATGGGTCACGAACCGCGCGTCGCCTTCCTCAGCTATTCAACCTTCGGCAATCCCGAAGGCCGCTGGCTGGAGAATCTGCGCGAAGCCGTGGCTTTGCTCGACCAACGACGGGTCACGTTTGAATATGAAGGCGAAATGGCGCCCGATGTTGCGCTCAATCCGAAGCTGATGGCGAACTATCCGTTCAGCCGCCTGTCCCAGCCCGCCAATGTGCTGGTCA